The Actinomycetota bacterium genome includes the window AGCACCAAATTTGGTCAACGCCCTTAAGATGCTTTATTACTTCTTTGAAAGCAGCCAGATTTCCATGAATATCGGCAATAATCCCATAACGCATTTTTACCTCTAAATATTCTCTATTTTCCTATAACCTTCGCCATATTTCACCTCTATAAGCGCGCCATAACCCCCCGCTATCCCTTCTTGGAGGGTGCGGATGATTGGAGAGATGAGACGGAAATTTGAGTAAACTTGAAGTGTCTTCCACTTACGCGGGAAGGTATCGGTAATATCGATAATCAAATTAGGCTTGCGCGTCGAAAAGAGATAAAGATCAGAATTTCTCAATTTTCCATTTTGTAAAGCTTTGATTACTGCTTTTCCCACAGCTTTATGATCTGGATGACAAAACTTAAGCCAACTATGAGGATCAAAGGTGAAAATGGCATCGGGTTTTAGCGTGTTTAAAAGTCCTTCCATCTGAGAAACCACTTTTTTATCATCATTGAGATTCCCATCGGGGTGGTCAAAAAAGATTACCTCTTCGATTCCAGCAATTTCAGCTGCCCGTAATTGCTCAACTCTTCGCTTGTTGACTATATACTTCGACAGAAAAGCTGGCATATATTTTTCCCAACCACCAGTCGTGAATACTGCGAGGAATACTCTTTTCCCCGACTCGGCGAATTTGTGGACAGTTCCACCGCAAAGGAATTCAAGATCGTCTGGATGGGCTATCACAAACAAGATTCTTTCATATTTTGAAATATCTGCTGATTTGAGAATCCCCCTATATTCAAGGGTGCACAGAACTTTGCCCTTAATCCAATGGGGCAGAGTGAAATAAGCCAGAATTGGAAGAAACATTAGGATTCCCAAAACCACATCCGCTTACCCCCTTTGATTCATTCTTTCCAAGCAATATTTCACATACGCATCCAATTTCCTCCTATTTTTTCATAAGTTTGTTTCAATATGGGCTCTATTTCTCTCATAACGGGTATTTTTACAGAAATTCAAAAGAAATCGTGAAGATATATCAAATATCCTGCTCGTCGTAACGACAATTATTAAAG containing:
- a CDS encoding PIG-L family deacetylase, translating into MVLGILMFLPILAYFTLPHWIKGKVLCTLEYRGILKSADISKYERILFVIAHPDDLEFLCGGTVHKFAESGKRVFLAVFTTGGWEKYMPAFLSKYIVNKRRVEQLRAAEIAGIEEVIFFDHPDGNLNDDKKVVSQMEGLLNTLKPDAIFTFDPHSWLKFCHPDHKAVGKAVIKALQNGKLRNSDLYLFSTRKPNLIIDITDTFPRKWKTLQVYSNFRLISPIIRTLQEGIAGGYGALIEVKYGEGYRKIENI